One stretch of Anguilla anguilla isolate fAngAng1 chromosome 5, fAngAng1.pri, whole genome shotgun sequence DNA includes these proteins:
- the cpxm1a gene encoding probable carboxypeptidase X1: protein MHNGAQMAWVGVSFCFLLIFIVRTSYCFTVFNNESVTVSNNLNFTALFNYTTNFNSTVSAGSTPTASAKQTTTAKPVVPTKKRPKDTADAGFSDEDMGGTDKDLETKDKDKTQELECPPLGLESLRVEDTQLQASSYQRMGLGPHRGRLNIQSGIEDGDLYDGAWCAQYEDLDQWLEVDARRPTLFTGVILQGRNSIWSWDWVHTYKVQLSNDSVYWKPCMNGTEEAVFEGNQDPETPVLGLLPVPTVARYIRINPQTWYENGTICLRAEVLGCPLPDPNNIYMWETVQGSKDDLDFRHHNYKEMRKLMKSVSDECPDITRIYSIGKSYEGLKLYVMEFSDNPGKHELGEPEFRYVAGMHGNEALGRELVLNLMQYLCQQYKRGNQRVVRLVKDTRIHLLPSMNPDGHEGAYEKGSELAGWAMGRYTYEWIDLNSNFADLNNIMWDAQEMEQDKSKISNHYIPLPEYYTSEEAMVAPETRAVINWMQDIPFVLSANLHGGELVVTYPFDCTRDWAPREHTPTPDDSFFRWLAAVYASTNQVMANPDRRICHYEDFQRHNNIINGGDWHTVPGSMNDFSYLHTNCFEVTVELSCDKFPHASELPIEWENNKESLLVYMEQVHRGIKGVVRDKDTNAGIANAIIKVEDLDHHIRTADDGDYWRLLNPGEYKVTVVAEGYIPSVRRCHVGSEPRATICDFYLSKMLKQRLREILANGGKIPKDLQLRLRALRLRKLRATTKAINQRRARQRKARALRRSF, encoded by the exons ATGCACAACGGAGCACAAATGGCGTGGGTTGGGGTAtcgttttgctttcttttaattttcattgttAGGACGTCCtattgttttactgtgtttaacaatgaaagtgtcACAGTCAGTAATAACCTGAATTTTACAGCCTTATTTAACTACACAACGAATTTCAATAGCACAGTTAGTGCCGGTTCTACACCTACAGCATCTGCCAAGCAAACGACAACTGCCAAGCCCGTCGTACCAACAAAAAAACGACCCAAGGATACCGCCGACGCAGGTTTCAGTGATGAAGACATGGGTGGCACAGATAAGGATTTGGAGACAAAGGACAAAGATAAAACACAAGAACTAG aATGTCCTCCTCTGGGTCTGGAGTCTCTGCGGGTGGAGGACACACAGCTCCAGGCTTCCTCGTACCAGCGGATGGGACTGGGCCCTCACCGTGGCCGACTCAACATCCAG TCGGGCATCGAGGACGGGGATCTCTACGATGGGGCCTGGTGTGCCCAGTATGAGGACTTGGACCAGTGGCTGGAGGTGGATGCCCGTCGCCCCACTCTTTTCACCGGGGTCATCCTGCAAGGACGCAATTCCATCTGGAG CTGGGACTGGGTCCACACGTACAAGGTGCAGCTGAGTAATGACTCTGTGTACTGGAAGCCCTGCATGAATGGGACAGAGGAGGCG GTATTTGAAGGCAACCAGGACCCAGAAACCCCGGTGCTGGGCCTTTTGCCGGTGCCCACGGTGGCTCGCTACATCCGCATCAACCCCCAGACCTGGTACGAGAATGGGACCATATGCCTGAGGGCTGAGGTGTTGGGTTGCCCCCTGCCAG ATCCTAATAATATCTACATGTGGGAGACAGTGCAAGGCTCCAAGGATGACCTGGACTTCAGACACCACAACTACAAGGAGATGAGAAAG CTCATGAAGTCAGTGAGTGATGAGTGCCCCGACATCACTCGCATCTATAGCATTGGAAAGAGTTACGAAGGACTCAAACTCTACGTCATGGAATTCTCTGACAACCCTGGCAAGCACGaactgg GTGAGCCCGAGTTCCGCTACGTGGCCGGGATGCATGGCAACGAGGCTCTGGGTCGGGAGCTGGTTCTCAACCTGATGCAGTACCTGTGCCAGCAGTACAAGAGAGGCAACCAGCGCGTCGTGCGTCTGGTGAAAGACACCCGCATACACCTGCTGCCCTCCATGAACCCCGACGGCCACGAGGGGGCCTACGAGAAG GGCTCGGAGCTAGCCGGGTGGGCCATGGGACGCTACACTTATGAGTGGATCGACCTGAACAGCAACTTCGCTGACCTGAACAACATCATGTGGGACGCCCAAGAGATGGAGCAGGACAAATCCAAAATCAGCAACCACTACATCCCCCTCCCTGAGTACTATACTTCTGAAGAGGCTATG GTCGCTCCAGAGACCCGTGCTGTCATCAACTGGATGCAGGACATCCCGTTTGTGCTGAGCGCTAACCTACACGGGGGGGAGCTGGTGGTCACCTACCCCTTCGACTGCACCCGAGACTGGGCCCCGCGGGAGCACACCCCGACCCCGGACGACAGCTTCTTCCGCTGGCTGGCCGCCGTCTACGCCAGCACCAACCAGGTCATGGCTAACCCCGACCGCCGCATCTGTCACTACGAGGACTTTCAGCGGCACAACAACATCATCAACGGCGGCGATTGGCACACGGTCCCAGGCA GCATGAATGACTTCAGCTACCTTCACACCAACTGCTTCGAAGTGACGGTGGAGCTCTCCTGTGACAAGTTCCCCCATGCCAGCGAGCTGCCAATCGAGTGGGAGAACAACAAGGAGTCTCTGTTGGTCTACATGGAGCAG GTTCATCGTGGAATAAAGGGTGTGGTGAGAGACAAGGACACGAATGCCGGTATCGCCAACGCCATCATCAAAGTGGAGGACCTTGACCACCACATAAGAACAG CCGATGACGGGGACTACTGGAGGCTGCTGAACCCGGGGGAATATAAAGTGACCGTGGTTGCCGAAGGCTACATCCCCTCTGTGCGCAGGTGCCACGTCGGGTCGGAGCCCCGCGCAACTATCTGCGACTTCTATCTCAGCAAGATGCTAAAGCAGAGGCTGCGCGAGATCCTGGCCAATGGCGGCAAGATCCCCAAGGACCTGCAGCTACGTCTCCGGGCCCTTCGGCTACGCAAGCTGCGCGCCACCACCAAAGCAATCAACCAGCGACGGGCCAGGCAGCGCAAAGCCAGAGCTCTCCGTAGGTCCTTCTGA